Proteins from a single region of Cydia pomonella isolate Wapato2018A unplaced genomic scaffold, ilCydPomo1 PGA_scaffold_29, whole genome shotgun sequence:
- the LOC133533953 gene encoding nuclear pore complex protein Nup205-like, which produces MLQRKESNSKSSDFDTTFFTLSQMQTKSLPFKFILHKILSWILVSGDQSQKLRVNLYGALLNFLNIVNMKHQDDEDSQDTTYVSRLDASRVRHSKAESSLKSMVIDDIKYYGVNLYSIIGADCVRAGHDACRMVALACIDSLIDIDSRTDWIDALSNQGLLRSLVDSLLSMDEGLREVSFSVTLIDVDLRTDGIDASNQGLLRSLVDSLLSMDEGLREVSFSVTLIDVDLRTDGIDASNQGLLRSLVDSLLSMDEGLREAVEPNPKSLRVIYLYESKMALLTRVAGSAAGAGALLAHGALQALAELSVLRSHPDIHAPSQQQFVPDQADRYRQILIPALALCDALLTTLGSENESCVHLIMHLLYTNVECMDMVLRAAHPTSAAGLLIEVEWLTSVLARCSACPAFGTGDLAAERVARTRLLLAALLPRFQRAPTAPDLDLTTYYRIVCNILTFTRNTVESWFLNGEAPGPLPPYTAVLTLLQDSVSHAHHYNKALTTTLHRLDMRALLPSGDSGDSPAARARSLRRQLQQCGHAACLALHLLWRMAQCSKHRADGQ; this is translated from the exons ATGTTGCAAAGGAAAGAATCAAACTCGAAATCCTCAGACTTCGACACCACATTCTTCACTTTAAGCCAGATGCAAACCAAATCTCTACCCTTCAAGTTTATCCTACACAAAATCCTCTCCTGGATCCTCGTATCAGGCGACCAGTCTCAAAAACTCCGCGTGAACCTGTACGGGGCGTTGCTAAATTTCCTGAATATAGTTAACATGAAGCATCAAGATGATGAGGACAGTCAGGACACGACGTATGTGAGCCGGCTGGACGCTTCGCGAGTGCGGCATAGTAAGGCGGAGTCTTCGCTGAAGAGCATGGTCATCgatgatattaaatattacgGGGTTAATCTGTACAGTATTATAG GTGCGGACTGCGTTCGAGCGGGGCACGACGCGTGTCGCATGGTGGCGCTGGCGTGCATAGACTCACTCATAGACATAGACTCGAGGACAGACTGGATCGACGCGCTCAGCAACCAGGGCCTGCTGCGCTCCCTGGTCGACAGCCTGCTGTCCATGGACGAGGGGCTTCGAGAGGTGAGCTTTAGTGTTACACTCATAGACGTAGACCTGAGGACAGACGGGATTGACGCCAGCAACCAGGGCCTGCTGCGCTCCCTGGTCGACAGCCTGCTGTCCATGGACGAGGGGCTTCGAGAGGTGAGCTTTAGTGTTACACTCATAGACGTAGACCTGAGGACAGACGGGATTGACGCCAGCAACCAGGGCCTGCTGCGCTCCCTGGTCGACAGCCTGCTGTCCATGGACGAGGGGCTTCGAGAG GCGGTGGAGCCCAACCCGAAGTCCCTCCGCGTGATCTACCTGTACGAGTCCAAGATGGCGCTGCTGACCCGCGTGGCGGGCTCCGCGGCCGGCGCCGGGGCCCTGCTGGCGCACGGCGCCCTGCAGGCCCTCGCCGAGCTCTCCGTGCTGCGCAGCCACCCCGACATACACGCGCCCAGCCAGCAGCAGTTCGTGCCCGACCAGGCCGACAG ATATCGTCAAATCCTGATCCCGGCCCTGGCGCTTTGTGACGCGCTGCTGACAACCCTGGGCAGCGAGAACGAGAGCTGCGTGCACCTCATCATGCATCTCCTTTACACCAACGTGGAGTGCATGGACATGGTTCTACG CGCCGCCCACCCCACCTCAGCCGCAGGGCTACTAATCGAGGTGGAGTGGCTGACGTCAGTGCTGGCGCGCTGCTCCGCCTGCCCGGCCTTCGGCACCGGCGACCTGGCCGCCGAGCGCGTCGCGCGCACCCGCCTGCTGCTGGCGGCCCTGCTGCCGAGGTTCCAGCGGGCGCCCACTGCACCAGACCTGGACCTCACTACTTACTACCGG ATCGTGTGCAACATTCTAACGTTCACGCGCAACACAGTGGAGTCCTGGTTCCTGAACGGCGAAGCCCCGGGTCCACTACCACCGTACACAGCTGTCTTAACCCTGCTCCAGGACTCCGTGTCGCACGCCCACCACTACAACAAGGCGCTCACCACCACCCTGCATCGGCTGG